Proteins from a genomic interval of Trifolium pratense cultivar HEN17-A07 linkage group LG6, ARS_RC_1.1, whole genome shotgun sequence:
- the LOC123891993 gene encoding F-box/kelch-repeat protein At3g23880-like, which produces MYWHQRNRHLNVVPYSVSRILKNPCINLYDSKNFQHSKHHLENPRQFIGSCNGLLCFLLPSETLAQTDELCFWNPATRTTSKKLGSSLCYSNWPDLGFFHFTFGYDASTRTYKVVAFRASETGGSWKSEVKVFSVGDSCWRNIQSFPMVPFNWLDIPYRRLNDGVHFNGTVNWLTLDESITHVEKFGIVSLDLSTETYKQFLLPPGFDDVPFFHPVLRVLMDSLCFSHDSNKTEFVLWQMKQYGVQESWKQLFKFSFQNLNVHNIDYGFPLVCLYVNGDMGIFTDKLRNRAFIYNLKDKTVKSITSINSNWSVDKAMEYVESLVSVG; this is translated from the coding sequence ATGTATTGGCATCAACGCAATAGACATCTTAATGTTGTACCCTATTCCGTGTCTCGTATACTCAAAAACCCATGCATCAACCTTTATGACAGCAAGAATTTCCAGCATTCCAAGCATCACTTGGAGAATCCTCGGCAGTTCATTGGTTCTTGTAACGGATTGCTCTGCTTCCTTTTGCCTTCTGAAACATTGGCACAAACTGATGAGCTCTGTTTCTGGAACCCTGCCACCAGAACAACATCTAAAAAATTAGGGTCGTCGTTATGTTATAGCAACTGGCCTGATTTAGGCTTTTTTCACTTCACGTTTGGTTATGATGCTTCAACGAGAACATATAAGGTTGTTGCGTTTCGTGCTAGTGAGACCGGAGGTTCATGGAAAAGCGAGGTTAAAGTGTTTAGTGTAGGTGATAGTTGTTGGAGAAATATTCAGAGCTTTCCTATGGTTCCTTTTAATTGGTTGGATATTCCTTATAGACGTCTTAATGATGGTGTTCATTTCAATGGCACCGTTAATTGGTTGACTCTTGACGAGTCTATTACACATGTTGAGAAATTTGGGATCGTCTCTCTAGACCTTTCCACGGAGACATACAAGCAGTTTCTGCTGCCTCCAGGTTTTGATGATGTGCCATTTTTTCATCCGGTTCTTAGGGTTCTGATGGACAGTCTTTGTTTTTCTCATGATTCCAATAAAACTGAATTTGTTTTATGGCAAATGAAACAGTATGGAGTTCAAGAGTCTTGGAAGCAATTATTTAAGTTTAGCTTCCAGAATCTTAACGTCCATAATATCGATTATGGTTTTCCATTAGTGTGTCTTTATGTGAATGGTGATATGGGAATTTTTACAGATAAACTTCGTAATCGAGCATTTATCTataatttaaaagataaaacaGTAAAGAGCATTACAAGTATAAATAGCAATTGGTCCGTTGACAAAGCAATGGAGTATGTGGAAAGTTTAGTTTCAGTTGGTTGa